In Stomoxys calcitrans chromosome 2, idStoCalc2.1, whole genome shotgun sequence, the following proteins share a genomic window:
- the LOC106084352 gene encoding uncharacterized protein LOC106084352, which translates to MPSDVTHLQSTPSCSIGQEMPPNSQRNPNQHHFLVAVALMSLCACVVSIIALTGEHWLEATAILTERLRSHVNYGLFKGSVQRQQLASTLKFSLHFIFLVVCDFEANACMYSCQQDINRRQMDLRRVLKGHDLEPCEQKRSVFAESKTLSQLPQLYNNSQILLNALALNGANIKASSCMPSALYLCSVMFLSLGLVFALLSFSCACINLKWHPVERIFNIYGLYVWNAIAAGCYFWSLTLWGAMFGHHLSYNIAITDTLRQQLNFSSEGYASLGYSYYFVIVSVLMHIINLILLFVRHYSLESQPHQMTHNVTIDDSEQRLEFY; encoded by the exons ATGCCATCAGATGTTACTCATCTGCAATCAACGCCAAGCTGTTCCATAGGGCAAGAAATGCCGCCCAACTCACAACGCAACCCGAATCAACATCATTTTCTTGTGGCCGTAGCATTGATGTCACTCTGTGCCTGTGTTGTAAGCATCATCGCATTGACTGGTGAACATTGG ttaGAGGCTACAGCCATTCTTACGGAACGTCTGCGAAGCCATGTGAACTATGGGCTCTTTAAGGGTTCCGTGCAGAGGCAACAGTTGGCCTccacattaaaatttagttt gcattttatttttttagtggTTTGTGACTTTGAAGCTAATGCCTGCATGTACAGCTGTCAACAGGACATCAATCGCAGACAAATGGACCTACGTCGTGTTCTCAAGGGCCACGATCTTGAACCGTGTGAGCAGAAGCGGTCAGTGTTCGCGGAGAGTAAAACTCTTTCACAACTTCCCCAACTCTACAATAACTCCCAAATACTATTGAATGCCCTGGCTCTTAATGGGGCCAACATAAAAGCTTCTTCCTGTATGCCATCCGCCTTATACCTTTGCAGTGTTATGTTCTTGAGTCTGGGACTTGTGTTTGCCCTTTTGTCATTTAGCTGTGCTTGCATCAATCTCAAATGGCATCCTGTCGAACGAATATTCAATATCTACGGCCTTTATGTCTGGAATGCCATAGCAGCCGGCTGTTACTTCTGGtccttgacattatggggtGCCATGTTTGGCCACCATTTGAGTTACAACATCGCCATCACGGATACCTTGCGCCAACAATTGAACTTCTCATCCGAAGGATATGCCAGCTTAGGGTATTCGTACTATTTCGTCATTGTCAGCGTCCTCATGCACATCATTAATCTTATTTTGCTGTTTGTGCGACATTACAGTCTCGAATCGCAACCGCACCAGATGACACATAATGTCACAATTGATGACAGCGAGCAAAGATTAGAATTCTATTAG